The Celeribacter baekdonensis genomic interval GCGCATCTGATGGCCGAACGGGCGCTGAAACTGGGGGAACGATCACCGGCGAACATGGCATTGGCATGGGCAAAAAGAGCCTGATGACCGAGGAGCACGGCGAGGCTTGGGCGATGATGGGCGCGATCAAGACGGCATTGGACCCGAAGAATATTCTCAATCCGGGCAAGCTTGTGCCCTAAAAATTTGAGCATGTGTCACGGTAAAGCAGGCGCGGAACGAAAGTCTCGCGCCTTTTCATTAGCCAATCAAAAGCGCGCGCGCAGCCTCGCGGGCAGCCTCAGTGATTGTGTCACCCGCCAACATCCGTGCGAGCTCATCAATCCGCTCCATGTCGCCCAACGGCGTCACCTCGGATAGCGTCATGCCGTCTTCGACTCGTTTGGCCACGCGCCAATGATGCCCGCCCAAAGCGGCCACTTGCGGACTATGGGTGACGACCAAAACTTGCCCTTCTGAGGCCAGCGCTTTGAGACGCCGCCCCACCGCATCCGCTGTCGCACCGCCAACACCCCGGTCGATCTCGTCAAAGATCATCGTGACGCCGGATTGATCGCGGGTGAGACAGACTTTGAGCGCCAAAAGAAAGCGTGACAATTCCCCGCCAGAGGCGATTTTACCGATCGGACCGGCAGGTGCGCCGGGGTTGGTGGCGACGGTAAAGGCCACGGCATCGCGGCCCTCTGCGCCCGGTTCGCCCGCTGTGATCTGGGTCGAAAACACCGCACGCTCCATTTTGAGCGGGGCGAGTTCTTTGGCCATCATCGCGTCCAACTCGGCGGCAGCTTTGGTGCGGGCCTGCGTCAAGGAGCTCGCGACTGTCTCATAGGTGGCTTCGGCTTTTTCGACCGCCTTGGCCAGCGCCACAAGATCGCCCGCGCCACTGTCGAGCGCGGTGAGTTTTGCCCGCAGCGCCTCGGCAAACCCACTTAAATCATCGGCCAAAACGTTATGTTTGCGCGCCAGTCCGCGGATGGCGAAAAGACGCTCTTCGACCTCTTCCAACTCATGCGGATTAAAGCGCAGAGCCTCAATACAGGCCTCGACGCCGGACTGGGCATCGGCCAATTCGTTGAGCGCCCGACCCAAGGATTCAATCGCGCCCTCAAGCCGCCCTTCGGCCTTTTCCGCCGCGCCCTCAAGCCAGCGTAGAGCATCCGCCAACATCCCCTCGCCGCCATCATAGGACAGGGCTTGGTGGGCCTTGGCGACATCAGCGGCGATCTTCTCAGATGATTGCATCAGGCGACGCCCGGCATCGAGCTTGGCCTCTTCGCCGGGCTCTGGATTGAGTTTGTCAAATTCGGCCACGGCATGGCGCAGGAATTCTTCTTCGTCCTTGAGCGCGGCTTGTTCCTTGGTCGCTTTGGCCAAGGCTTTGCGCGCGTCATAAAGCGTTTTCCAAGCCTGACGCACAGAAGCCACCATCGGCTCAAGCCCGCCAAAACTGTCCAAAAGTGTCCGGTGGCCGCGCGGGTTCAACAACCCGCGATCATCATGTTGGCCATGCAATTCGACCAAGACATCCGAGAGGCGGCGCAACACATCGCCCGACACCCGGCGGTCATTCACCCATGCGGTTTTGCGCCCATCGGCGGCATTGACCCGGCGCAGGATCAACTCGCCATCTTCGGCCTCAATGTCCAATTCTTTCAACACGTCTTCGGCGTCATGGCCGCGCGGCAAATCGAACACCGCCGTCACTTCACCTTGGGCCGCGCCCGCGCGCACCAAATCCGCACGCCCGCGCCAGCCCAGCACAAAGCCGAGACTGTCGAGCAGAATGGATTTGCCCGCGCCGGTTTCGCCCGTCAACACATTGAGACCCGGCTGAAACTCAAGCTCCAGCCGGTCAATGATCAACATGTCCCGGATGTCGAGACTTCTTAACATGAGATGGGCGCTCCGTCCCTCAGAGCCATTCGCCGCGGATCATCTGACGATACACCGCACCGAGCCAATTGTTCTCAAAGACTTTGGGTTCAAGCCCCTGCCCGGTCAGCAATTTGTAACTGTCCTGATACCACTCGGTCGATTGATAGTTATGACCCAAAATCGCCGCCGCAGTTTGCGCCTCTTCGACCAAACCAAGCGACAGGTAGGATTCAACCAACCGATGCAACGCCTCTGGCGTGTGACGGGTGGTTTGGAATTGCTCGACCACCACACGAAAGCGGTTGGCCGCCGCAGTGTAGTGTTTGTGTTTCAGGTAATAGCGCCCGATTTCCATCTCTTTGCCCGCGAGGTGGTCAAAGGCGAGATCAAATTTCAGAATCGCCGATCGTGCGTATTCGCTGTCAGGATAGCGTTCGATCACCACGCGCAGCGCCTGAAGCGCTTGGAAGGTCAGGCCCTGATCGCGTCCGATGTCGTCGATCTGATCATAATAGGACAGTGCGAGCAGGTATTGCGCATAGGCGGCATCCTCATCGGCAGGGTAGAAATCAAGGAAACGCTGAGCGGAGACGCGCGCATTTTCATAGTCGCGATCCCGGTGATAGGAGAAAGCCTGCATGATCAACGCGCGTTTGGCCCAATCGGAATAGGGATAAAGGCGCTCAACCTCGCCAAAATAGAAAGCGGCGTCGCCGAAATCCTTTTGGGTGATCTCATATTCTGCGCGCTTGTAAATCTCTTCTGCCGGGTAGCCTTCGAGGTCACCTGTGGGTGCGTTGTCTCCACAGGCCACAAGAAAAGCCATGGAAAGTCCAAGCGTTACACCCAATCCGCGTTTGATACGTGCCGTCATGAAAGGTCCTACCTACACCAGTCATCAGCCCCTGAAACATGGGCCGTGACCACACTCCTAACACAGAAAAATCCGGTGCAAAACGTCTTTACGCCGGAAATAACGTCACGGTGTAGAGGCTTTTGTGTTTTTCCCTGATCGGGGGATTTTGAAATGCTCCGCCCCTTCCCCACTGAGCGTGATTTCGGCGCAATCTTGTTCAGATCACCGACATATTGTCAAAGCCGGGAAGGACGTCGAACGCATTGGAAAAGATCAGGCGCAGAACGCCAAATCAGAACGGGACACGCCCGCCCCCGGAAGACGCGCAGCCGTCGGCGCGTCCACTGTGACATAGGCCCAAGCACCGCGTGTCGCAAAGAGTTCGCGCAGCAAGGCGTTGGTCATCGCGTGACCAGATTTTTCACCGACATAGCGACCCAAAATTGGCGCGCCTGCGAGGTACAAATCCCCCAAAGCATCCAACATTTTGTGGCGCACAGGTTCGTCCGCACGGCGTAAACCGCCCGGGCTCAACACGTCCTGACCATCGACGACGACGGCGTTGTCAAAGGTGCCGCCAAGCGCCAAACCGTTTTGCTGCATATGATCCACATCCGCCTTACGGCAGAAGGTGCGGCAATTCGACAGTTCACGCACAAAGGCACCATTGGCCATAACCAAACGTTTGTCCTGCACGCCGATGGCTTCGTCCGCGAAATCAATGTGGAAATCAATTTCCAAGGTTTCTGCTGGCTCAAGACGCGCTTTGGCGGACCCATTGGTGATTTCGACCGGCTTGAGAATTTTCAGCGCGCGGGTCGGGCCGTCCTGTGTGACAAGACCCACAGCCAAAAGACCGTCCACGAAAGGCGCCGCGGAACCATCCAGGATCGGCACCTCAGGCCCATCAATGGAGACAGTGGCGTTGTTGATGCCACAGCCCGCAAGCGCAGCCATGATATGTTCGATGGTCGACACCTCTGCGCCATCTTCGTTACGGATCAAAGTGCAGAGCTGCGACGGGACAACATGGTCCCATCGTGCCGGAATGATCGCATCGCGCAGATCAGCCGCGTCTGAGACGATATCTGAGCGCACAAAGGTGATGCCGGTGTTGGCCGGCGCAGGCGCGACAACCATACACACGGGTGCACCGGAATGGAGACCCACCCCGTCGAACCGAACTTTGCTTGCTACCGTGGTCTGCACCATAGGCCTCACATCCATTTTCCCACGCAGATTGCGTTTCTCGCGGGTTATATCTTTGCCGATCTTGCACCGCGTTTTGCGGGACGTGCCTCGCTTGGCTGTGCATATCGGCCCCTCACGCCACCCCGGCGCTTGGTTTCCCCTGTCCTAACCAAGAACAGGGGCCAGCCTCAACTCAATCTTTGTAACGGATTGAAACATGTTCACGCCCCATAAGGCAGAATTTCGCGCACCCCCACGCCGCGCCGCAGCAAGCCATTGTTACAAAAAGAAAAAGGCCGCCCAAAGGCGACCTCTCAATGTCGTGATTTTTAGAAAATGTGACCCAAATAAACCCGCATCACAGTGCGCAATCACAGATTTATGTCAGTTTGCCTGACGACGCAGGAAGGCTGGGATCTCGATCTTTTCCGCTTCCGGGTTCGGATCTTGATCTTCGTCATAGGCCTGATGAACCTGCGGACGAACCTGAGGCTGCGCACCAAAACGGGCTTGCGGCTGGGCTTGAGGTTGGGGCGCAGGACGCGCCTCGGCCTCTGAACCATGGCCGGTCATGCGACCAATCAAAGAGTTGATGCCAAAGCGACCGGCTTTGGCTGCATTCGGATCAGCCTGTGGATGCGGATCAGCCCGCATGTCTGCGCGCGGTTGCTTGGCCACGGCGGCTTGCAACCGGGCCAGAGCTTCGGGCGACGGTGTGCCTGCGGACGGTGCACGCGGCGCGACAAACGCGTCGGCTTCCGGTTCATACATCGCCGGTTGCGGCGCGGGTTGCGGACGCGGCTGATAGGCCGGAGCCGGAACATCGTCTTCCATGGCGCGGAAATCGGCCTGACGCTGCTCATAGCGGGCCTCATGTTGAGCCTCAGAGCGCGCATTCACTTGCGGATCGAACACATCAAGCGTCGGCTGGGCCGGTTCTTCGACCGGCGCGGCCTGTGCGGCGACCGGTGCTGCGGGCGCGTGTTCGATTTTCTCTTCGACTTCAGCAGGCGCGGCCAGCGGTTCGGCCAAACGGCGACGCGCCACCGGCATTTCGCCGTAAGATTGGTTGGCGTCGATCCCCGTTGCCACAACAGACACGCGCATCATGCCGTCCAACGTGGAATCCATCGTCGAGCCAACGATGATATTGGCCTCCGGGTCCACCTCTTCGCGGATGCGGTTGGCGGCTTCGTCCAATTCGAACAAGGTCAAATCGTGGCCGCCGGTGATGTTGATCAACACGCCTTTTGCGCCGCGCAGGGAGATCTCGTCCAACAGCGGGTTGGCGATGGCTTTTTCCGCAGCTTCAATGGCGCGGTTTTCACCGGACGCTTCGCCCGTGCCCATCATCGCTTTGCCCATCTCGTCCATCACGGCGCGCACGTCGGCAAAGTCGAGGTTGATCAGGCCCGGACGGACCATCAGGTCGGTCACACCTTTGACGCCCTGATAGAGCACGTCATCGGCCATGGAGAAGGCTTCGGTAAAGGTGGTTTTTTCATTGGCCAGACGGAACAGGTTCTGGTTCGGAATGATGATCAACGTGTCGACCATCTTTTGCAGCGCCTCAACGCCCTCTTCGGCCTGACGCATGCGTTTCGCGCCTTCGAATTGGAACGGCTTGGTCACAACACCCACGGTCAAGACGCCCAGTTCACGCGCCGCCTGAGCGATGATCGGAGCGGCGCCTGTGCCCGTGCCACCGCCCATACCGGCGGTGATAAAGCACATATGCGCGCCAGCGAGGTGATCGACAATCTGTTCGATGCTTTCTTCGGCAGCGGCGGCCCCAACGGAGGGACGTGCGCCCGCCCCTAAACCCTCGGTGACCTTCACGCCCATCTGGATGCGGGCCGCGGCCTTGGCGTGTTGCAAAGCTTGTGCGTCGGTGTTCGCAACAACGAAATCGACCCCCTCAAGCTCTTTTTCGATCATGTTGTTGACCGCGTTGCCACCGGCCCCGCCGACACCAAACACTGTGATTTTCGGTTTCAACTCGTCCCGATCGGGCATCGTCAGATTCAAAGCCATGATCTACCGCCTGCTTTCCAATGCGAGCGCGCGTGCGTCTGCCCGTGCTGCCCGTATAACTGTCCCCGCCCCTGAATCGGGGCAAAATTTACCTGTTCATCCTAAATCTTAGGGGGTTTGGCGCGGTTCGTCATCCCAAAAACATGATTTCGCCACAAAATATAGGGTTAACCCCGCTAAACTCGGCGGGATTTTGCGCAAAACCCCAGATTTAGGGGGTAACAAAGCAATCATAGCTATGGAACGGACCAAATCCGCTCCATATCCTCTCAAAAGAGGCGAACCTGCGCGTATCGCGCTGTCATGTCGGGGCACTGCTCGGTGCCACTTTTGCCGTGTCTCGCCTTATCCGCGCCGATTTGACGGCGTCGTTGACGTCAAAGGGGCGTCTTTGCCTCTGGCGGACGTTGTCTCATCCGCTCTGCGTTTCGTTTAGCATAGCCCCGGAGGGCACTGCAATCCGTTTACCAATTGTCTTTGAACCACCGCATCGCCCGTTTGAGCGAACGCGCCGGATAGCGTTCGGTCGGGATTTCGAAATCCCACCATTCGTCTTGCGGATTGGCCGCAAAGAGACACAGACCAACAGCCGACGCAAAGGCCGCCCCGGTCGCCGCCTGCGGCAGGCCCTGAACGCGCAAAGGCCGACCGATGCGCACCTGTTGACCCAGAATTTTTGGCGCCAACGTATCCAGCCCCGGAATTTGCGAGGCCCCGCCCGTCAACACGATCTGTTGGCTTGGCAGATGCTCAAAACCTGCGGCGTCCAAACACTCGCGCACACCTTCCAGAATTTCTTCGACGCGCGGACGGATGATCCCGATCACCTCAGAGCGGCTCACGGTGCGACGATCGCGCTCCCAATCGCCACTGTCGCCCCCGACTTCGATCATCTCGCGGTCGTCCATCCCGGTGGCCACAACGCCGCCGTAGAACGTCTTGATCCGCTCCGCCGTCGCCGCCGAGATTTGCAAGCCCATCGCGATGTCGGAGGTGACATGATCGCCGCCCATCCGCACAGAGTCCGCATAGATCATGTGTTTTTTCATAAAGATCGACACATCGGTCGAACCGCCGCCCATATCGACACAGGCCGCACCCAGCTCTTGTTCATCTTCAACCAGCGCCGAAATGCCCGACACATAGGCACCGGACGCCACACCCGCGACCTCAAGGTCACAGCGTTTGATGCAATACAACAGGTTCTGGATCACCGCGCCATCGACGGTGAGCATATGCATATCCACCGCAAGGTTTTGCCCGGCTTGACCGCGCGGATCAGACAGACCCGAGCGATGATCCAGCGCAAAATTGACCGGCTGGGCATGAAGCACCTCGCGATGAGGACCATAATCGGGCACCTCAGAGGCGGCCAAAACGCGCGCTACATCTTGTTCGGACACGATATTTTGTTCGACTTCGACCTGACCGTCCAAGCCATATGAACGCGGATGTCCGCCAGAGAAACAGGCGATAACGTGATCGACGCGGGTCTGGGCCATCTTCTGCGCCGCTTGCACAGCGGTGCGAATGGCGCGTTCGGTTTCGGCCATGGCGTCAATCTCGCCAAAGCGCACACCGCGCGAGCGTGTGGTCGCAGCACCAATCACCCGAAACGAGGATTGCCCGGCCAAAGCCCCCACGCCCTCGCCGCCGACAAAGCCATCGCCATCAAAGCGCAACACAAGACAGGCGATTTTGGAGGTGCCCACATCCAAAATGGCGACCACGCCACGTTGCAACGCCGCTTTGCGCATGTTCCGCATGGCCCGCTGGGCTGCATAAAGATCCGTCATCTGTACGACACTCCAAGTTCCACGCCCTGAAGCCTGCGCATCTCGTCTTGCGCCGCCTCAGTCAATTGTAACGTTGGCCGATTGGGCCGACGCATATCCACCGCTTTGACATCACGGCCCAAAAGGTCTTTGGCCTGATTTAACGCCATCACCTGCGCCAAAGCGCCCAGAGGGTTCTCCTCCGGCAACATGATGACTTGATCGCGGTCCAACACCACATTCCAACGCCGCTCGCCAACCCGCACCAGCCCGCGCAAACGCGGCATGATCGGCTTTGCCGCATTCAAAATCGCCAGTGCTTCGGCCACATCACGTTCGGCTCCAACGCCCGCAATCAGCGGCAGATCGGGCCGATCCACCCGGTGCTCCAAAGCCGCAACCCGGTGGCCATCAACGTCAAGCATCTCAAGCCCATGCGGACCGCGCCAGACCACAGCAGGCGTGCGTTCGGTGATGTCGATCTGCAAAATCCCGCCCGCGCGGACCCGAAGACCCGCCTTCGCCACGGCATCCAGACTTTCAATTTGATCCAACATCCCCGGCAGGTCGAGATCAAAGGAGGACAGCGGAAAATCCACCGAAGTGATTTCGCGAATGTCCTCGGACAGCTCCCCCGACGCGCCATCAATGGCCATCAGTTTAACCATGAATTCCGGGCGGTTTTGGATGTCGCGTTTGACCTCGGCCACAGTGTCATTGAAGGCCATTCGATTGTCGGCATCTACGAACCATAGCCCAACACAGCCCGCAATCGCCAAGACCGGGGCGATGCGCCGCATGAAAAATCGGAAAGACGGGGTCAGCCACAGCCGGTTGAACCGGTACGCCGCGCGCGAGGGCGCCGGATCACGCGGACGGGCCGGGGCCTGTGCGGAGGTGTCGCCAAGACGCGCACGCAACGCCCGCGCCACAGCTTCGGACACACGCGCCGATCCGCCCATGGTCGGCGCTTTGGCAAACTCAACCGGGTCTATCGGTCGCATGAGGCGTCCTCCACCATCCAGGCCACAAACTGACCGAATGTCATACCGCATTTCTGCGCTTGCTCGGGCGACAGCGAGGTCGGCGTCATCCCCGGCTGAGTGTTGGTCTCCAACAAGATCAAGCCCGCAAGGCCCTTGCTTTCATCCCAGCGAAAATCGGTGCGCGACACGCCACGGCAGCCCAAAGCATTATGGGCGCGCAGGGCGTAGTCTTGACAGGCCTGAGTGATCTCATCGGGGATCTCGGCGGGGCAGACATGGCGCGACCCGCCCTCTTTATATTTCGCGTCGTAATCGTACCACCCATCGGTGAGGATATCGGTGACGCACAGCGCACGATCGCCCATCACCGAACAGGTCAACTCACGTCCTGGCGCAAACGCTTCGACCATCACAACGGGCGGCATGCCGGCGGCAAGGCGCGGGGCATTTGCCCCCTCATGCACCAAATAAACACCCACGGAGGAGCCTTCGTTATAGGGTTTCACCACATAGGGCGGCGCGATCACATGACCGGCCTCAACCTCTTCGCGGCGCGCCAAAACGGAGGCCACAATGGGGAGGCCCGCACGGACGTAAATCTCTTTGGTCTTTTCTTTGTCCATGGCCAGAGCCGAGGCCAGAACGCCGGAGTGGGAATAGGGAAGGCGCATCCATTCCAGAATGCCTTGGACACAGCCGTCTTCGCCATAGCGGCCATGCAGCGCGTTGAACACGACATCGGGCTGACAGGCGGTCAGTTGCGCGCAGAGGTCTTCGCCTGCGTCAATCTCGATAACCTCATATCCTTCACCCCGAAGTGCTTTGGCGCATTCACGCCCGGAGACCAAAGACACCTCGCGCTCAGCCGAGGGTCCGCCTTTGAGTACCGCCACTTTCAGGGACTGCCTGCTCGACATGCCCACTCGTGCCTCAAATATCTGGAGCCTTATGGTGGCCCCTTTAGCTGTGAGATCTGTTTCGATCTCTTTTTATAAACGAGCCCTATGTTTGGCCCTGTCTTTCAGGGGTATATGTGACCCCTGCCATGAAAGAGCCTGATTTTGCGGCTCTTTTCAACTCCCCGTTTGTGGGGAATGCACTTTTACGCGTTTTGCTCTGTAGATGATTCGGATGCAAGCCCATCTTCGACAGGATCGCCCAAAAATTCACCAACGCGCTTGATTTCCCATTGTAACGCGAGCCCGGCGTTTTGGAATACCCTTTTTCTCACCGTCTCTCCCAAAGTTTCAAGATCATGCGCGGTGGCCACACCCGTGTTGATCATGAAATTGGAATGTTTCTCGCTCATCTGCGCGCCGCCAATGGCAAATCCGCGCAGGCCCGCGTCATCAATCACTTTCCATGCCTTCAACTCATGGCTGTCATCCGCCTGCCCGGTCGAGGAAAATCCCGCCGGATTGCGAAAGGTCGAGCCCGCAGAACGCTCTTTAACCGGCTGGCTCGCATCGCGTTTGGCCAATTGATCGGCCATGCGCGCCTCTAACATTTCGGGATCGGCGGCTTCGGCCTCGAATGTCGCCTCAACGATCACCCAGCCCTCGGGCAGCTCGGTTTGACGGTAGCGGAATTGCAAATCATCGGAGGTCAGCGTGACCAGTTCGCCCGCCCGCGTCACCGCCTGGGCCGAGACAAAATGATCCGCCACATACGACCCGTAGCAACCCGCATTCATCCGCACCGCGCCGCCAATCGCGCCGGGTATGGTGCGCAGGAAAGTCAGGTCCAGCCCAGCGGCCGCAGCTTTGCGCGCGACATGGGCATCAAGTGCCGCAACACCTGCGGTGATACGGGTGCCGTCGATGGCGATCTGATTGAAGCCGCGCCCCATACGGATCACCACAGCGCGGATGCCGCCATCGCGCACGATCAGATTGGACCCCACACCCATCGGGAACACCGCCACACTGGCGTCAAGGGCGGCCAAAAAGCTCTGCAAATCCGCCAAATCCGCCGGTTGAAACAGCGCATCCGCAGGCCCGCCAACGCGCAGCCACGTCAGATCGGCCAAAGCGCGCTGTTCGCTCAAGGTGCCACGCACATCAGGATAGGTCATTCGGCTGGGCCTTTTGTCATCGCGCCTTTGATCCACCGGCCCAGATAAATCACCGGCCAGCGCAGGATCGACACCCCCGCCGCAAAGACGATGAGCCCGATCCATGGGCCGTTTTCATAGGTGACATAGCCCAAAAGGGGAACCCCAAGCGCAATCAGCCCGTAAGCAGCGGGCCAATGGGCACGTTTGGACGGAAACATGGCGATCACATTCGCCAAAATAGCCCAAACACAGGCCAACATCAGGGAGATCGTCATCGTCATAGCAAAGCCACTTTCTGTCAGCTTTTTCGGAACAATCGCAGGACGCGTTTCGCAACAACGCCCAACGGTTTTCGAAACAAAGACACGGCAGCAGCACAGGCACACACAACAGGCCAAGGTCCGTAAACCCGACCAGTCCAAATCAACAGCACAGGCAGCACCAGCAGAAGCGCGAATCCCGGACCGATTTGGTGGCGCAAAGGTAACGGAGCAAGGGCCATGGTGGCAAGGGCCCAAAGGCACAGCGCCACAATTGGCGTCCATGGCAACACGCCAAACAGCATCAACGCCATCACACGGCCCCGCCCAAGGCAAAGGCCGCCAGCGCCAAAAGCGCAAAGACCAACCCAACCCATGGCACCCAAGGCGCGATGCAAAACGGCGCTTTGGGGCGGCTGCGTTTGAGCAAAATCAGACTGGCATTGACCAAGGTGAAGACCAGCAACAGGATGGTTGACGTCACCCCCGCCAAGTTTGACACCGGCAAAGCCAAGGCCGCGCCGATGACACAC includes:
- the recN gene encoding DNA repair protein RecN; this translates as MLRSLDIRDMLIIDRLELEFQPGLNVLTGETGAGKSILLDSLGFVLGWRGRADLVRAGAAQGEVTAVFDLPRGHDAEDVLKELDIEAEDGELILRRVNAADGRKTAWVNDRRVSGDVLRRLSDVLVELHGQHDDRGLLNPRGHRTLLDSFGGLEPMVASVRQAWKTLYDARKALAKATKEQAALKDEEEFLRHAVAEFDKLNPEPGEEAKLDAGRRLMQSSEKIAADVAKAHQALSYDGGEGMLADALRWLEGAAEKAEGRLEGAIESLGRALNELADAQSGVEACIEALRFNPHELEEVEERLFAIRGLARKHNVLADDLSGFAEALRAKLTALDSGAGDLVALAKAVEKAEATYETVASSLTQARTKAAAELDAMMAKELAPLKMERAVFSTQITAGEPGAEGRDAVAFTVATNPGAPAGPIGKIASGGELSRFLLALKVCLTRDQSGVTMIFDEIDRGVGGATADAVGRRLKALASEGQVLVVTHSPQVAALGGHHWRVAKRVEDGMTLSEVTPLGDMERIDELARMLAGDTITEAAREAARALLIG
- a CDS encoding outer membrane protein assembly factor BamD, translated to MTARIKRGLGVTLGLSMAFLVACGDNAPTGDLEGYPAEEIYKRAEYEITQKDFGDAAFYFGEVERLYPYSDWAKRALIMQAFSYHRDRDYENARVSAQRFLDFYPADEDAAYAQYLLALSYYDQIDDIGRDQGLTFQALQALRVVIERYPDSEYARSAILKFDLAFDHLAGKEMEIGRYYLKHKHYTAAANRFRVVVEQFQTTRHTPEALHRLVESYLSLGLVEEAQTAAAILGHNYQSTEWYQDSYKLLTGQGLEPKVFENNWLGAVYRQMIRGEWL
- the lpxC gene encoding UDP-3-O-acyl-N-acetylglucosamine deacetylase; amino-acid sequence: MQTTVASKVRFDGVGLHSGAPVCMVVAPAPANTGITFVRSDIVSDAADLRDAIIPARWDHVVPSQLCTLIRNEDGAEVSTIEHIMAALAGCGINNATVSIDGPEVPILDGSAAPFVDGLLAVGLVTQDGPTRALKILKPVEITNGSAKARLEPAETLEIDFHIDFADEAIGVQDKRLVMANGAFVRELSNCRTFCRKADVDHMQQNGLALGGTFDNAVVVDGQDVLSPGGLRRADEPVRHKMLDALGDLYLAGAPILGRYVGEKSGHAMTNALLRELFATRGAWAYVTVDAPTAARLPGAGVSRSDLAFCA
- the ftsZ gene encoding cell division protein FtsZ → MALNLTMPDRDELKPKITVFGVGGAGGNAVNNMIEKELEGVDFVVANTDAQALQHAKAAARIQMGVKVTEGLGAGARPSVGAAAAEESIEQIVDHLAGAHMCFITAGMGGGTGTGAAPIIAQAARELGVLTVGVVTKPFQFEGAKRMRQAEEGVEALQKMVDTLIIIPNQNLFRLANEKTTFTEAFSMADDVLYQGVKGVTDLMVRPGLINLDFADVRAVMDEMGKAMMGTGEASGENRAIEAAEKAIANPLLDEISLRGAKGVLINITGGHDLTLFELDEAANRIREEVDPEANIIVGSTMDSTLDGMMRVSVVATGIDANQSYGEMPVARRRLAEPLAAPAEVEEKIEHAPAAPVAAQAAPVEEPAQPTLDVFDPQVNARSEAQHEARYEQRQADFRAMEDDVPAPAYQPRPQPAPQPAMYEPEADAFVAPRAPSAGTPSPEALARLQAAVAKQPRADMRADPHPQADPNAAKAGRFGINSLIGRMTGHGSEAEARPAPQPQAQPQARFGAQPQVRPQVHQAYDEDQDPNPEAEKIEIPAFLRRQAN
- the ftsA gene encoding cell division protein FtsA — its product is MTDLYAAQRAMRNMRKAALQRGVVAILDVGTSKIACLVLRFDGDGFVGGEGVGALAGQSSFRVIGAATTRSRGVRFGEIDAMAETERAIRTAVQAAQKMAQTRVDHVIACFSGGHPRSYGLDGQVEVEQNIVSEQDVARVLAASEVPDYGPHREVLHAQPVNFALDHRSGLSDPRGQAGQNLAVDMHMLTVDGAVIQNLLYCIKRCDLEVAGVASGAYVSGISALVEDEQELGAACVDMGGGSTDVSIFMKKHMIYADSVRMGGDHVTSDIAMGLQISAATAERIKTFYGGVVATGMDDREMIEVGGDSGDWERDRRTVSRSEVIGIIRPRVEEILEGVRECLDAAGFEHLPSQQIVLTGGASQIPGLDTLAPKILGQQVRIGRPLRVQGLPQAATGAAFASAVGLCLFAANPQDEWWDFEIPTERYPARSLKRAMRWFKDNW
- a CDS encoding cell division protein FtsQ/DivIB gives rise to the protein MRPIDPVEFAKAPTMGGSARVSEAVARALRARLGDTSAQAPARPRDPAPSRAAYRFNRLWLTPSFRFFMRRIAPVLAIAGCVGLWFVDADNRMAFNDTVAEVKRDIQNRPEFMVKLMAIDGASGELSEDIREITSVDFPLSSFDLDLPGMLDQIESLDAVAKAGLRVRAGGILQIDITERTPAVVWRGPHGLEMLDVDGHRVAALEHRVDRPDLPLIAGVGAERDVAEALAILNAAKPIMPRLRGLVRVGERRWNVVLDRDQVIMLPEENPLGALAQVMALNQAKDLLGRDVKAVDMRRPNRPTLQLTEAAQDEMRRLQGVELGVSYR
- a CDS encoding D-alanine--D-alanine ligase produces the protein MSSRQSLKVAVLKGGPSAEREVSLVSGRECAKALRGEGYEVIEIDAGEDLCAQLTACQPDVVFNALHGRYGEDGCVQGILEWMRLPYSHSGVLASALAMDKEKTKEIYVRAGLPIVASVLARREEVEAGHVIAPPYVVKPYNEGSSVGVYLVHEGANAPRLAAGMPPVVMVEAFAPGRELTCSVMGDRALCVTDILTDGWYDYDAKYKEGGSRHVCPAEIPDEITQACQDYALRAHNALGCRGVSRTDFRWDESKGLAGLILLETNTQPGMTPTSLSPEQAQKCGMTFGQFVAWMVEDASCDR
- the murB gene encoding UDP-N-acetylmuramate dehydrogenase; the encoded protein is MTYPDVRGTLSEQRALADLTWLRVGGPADALFQPADLADLQSFLAALDASVAVFPMGVGSNLIVRDGGIRAVVIRMGRGFNQIAIDGTRITAGVAALDAHVARKAAAAGLDLTFLRTIPGAIGGAVRMNAGCYGSYVADHFVSAQAVTRAGELVTLTSDDLQFRYRQTELPEGWVIVEATFEAEAADPEMLEARMADQLAKRDASQPVKERSAGSTFRNPAGFSSTGQADDSHELKAWKVIDDAGLRGFAIGGAQMSEKHSNFMINTGVATAHDLETLGETVRKRVFQNAGLALQWEIKRVGEFLGDPVEDGLASESSTEQNA
- a CDS encoding DUF2484 family protein, giving the protein MTISLMLACVWAILANVIAMFPSKRAHWPAAYGLIALGVPLLGYVTYENGPWIGLIVFAAGVSILRWPVIYLGRWIKGAMTKGPAE
- a CDS encoding DUF2484 family protein, whose translation is MGWVGLCAFGAGGLCLGRGRVMALMLFGVLPWTPIVALCLWALATMALAPLPLRHQIGPGFALLLVLPVLLIWTGRVYGPWPVVCACAAAVSLFRKPLGVVAKRVLRLFRKS